In [Clostridium] cellulosi, one genomic interval encodes:
- a CDS encoding D-xylose ABC transporter periplasmic substrate-binding protein (High confidence in function and specificity), with amino-acid sequence MKKPCTVLIIFIMMFGVIIKTGCSDRKYISSRSSSQKITIGFSIDNLQQERWYIDKDTFVKEAEKLDADVIVNVAYNNADTQISQVKDMVAKGIDVLVIIPYDCRKAAVAVNYAKKNGVKVIAYDRLVLNADVDLYASFDNEKVGTLQANAMIKAVSKGNYVIINGPSTDYNTVMINKGIMDVLNKYIKAGQIKIVKQIVTKDWSADEASDSIAKLLKDDTHIDAIIAENDTLAAGAIDALAEYHLISSVPVVGMDADIAACQRVVEEQQLMTVYKPISKLATAAADVAVKLAKNEKITFSEKINDGKYDVPYLKIEPLAVDKENMYSTVIKDGFHTVEEVYMNVPKSQWPEDKNK; translated from the coding sequence TTGAAAAAGCCCTGTACTGTTCTAATAATTTTTATTATGATGTTTGGAGTCATAATAAAGACAGGATGTTCAGACCGGAAATACATAAGTTCTCGAAGCTCTTCCCAAAAAATTACTATTGGTTTTTCTATAGACAATTTGCAGCAGGAACGCTGGTATATTGACAAAGATACATTTGTAAAAGAAGCAGAAAAATTAGACGCAGACGTTATTGTCAATGTCGCTTACAACAATGCCGATACGCAGATTTCCCAAGTAAAAGATATGGTGGCAAAGGGAATAGATGTGCTTGTCATCATACCTTATGACTGCCGTAAGGCAGCCGTAGCAGTCAACTACGCTAAGAAAAACGGGGTAAAGGTAATCGCATATGACCGCCTTGTATTAAATGCCGATGTGGATTTATATGCTTCATTTGACAATGAAAAGGTCGGCACATTACAAGCAAATGCAATGATAAAAGCGGTTAGCAAGGGAAACTATGTAATAATCAATGGCCCGTCTACTGACTATAATACTGTTATGATTAACAAAGGAATAATGGATGTTCTCAACAAATACATAAAGGCAGGGCAAATAAAAATCGTCAAACAGATAGTAACTAAAGACTGGTCGGCAGATGAAGCCTCTGACAGTATTGCTAAACTGTTAAAAGATGATACACATATAGATGCCATTATTGCAGAAAATGACACGTTGGCAGCCGGAGCTATAGACGCTCTCGCAGAATACCATCTTATCTCATCAGTTCCCGTTGTAGGAATGGACGCTGACATAGCCGCCTGCCAGCGGGTTGTTGAAGAGCAGCAGCTTATGACCGTATACAAACCAATTAGTAAACTTGCCACTGCTGCTGCGGACGTTGCTGTGAAATTGGCAAAAAACGAGAAGATAACCTTCAGTGAAAAGATAAACGACGGTAAATATGATGTTCCATACCTTAAAATTGAACCTCTGGCAGTTGATAAAGAAAATATGTATTCCACAGTTATAAAAGATGGTTTCCACACTGTTGAAGAGGTTTATATGAATGTTCCGAAATCCCAATGGCCGGAAGATAAAAATAAATAG
- a CDS encoding two component system response regulator (High confidence in function and specificity), which yields MYKLLIVDDEQIVIDSVKFIVERQGNLHFEMETAHTGREAIEKAETFRPDIVVIDIKMPGISGLEAISEIKKFHSGALFIIITAFANFDFAKEALQMGVIEYINKPISRSKLVAALENAVKIKDEERKKLKVQLDFKEKMAFILPALENSFIYSIVLSDDHTTELKSLKKILDINFDCGYIMTIEYGQGKNKNGLVNKIGVSIKSQKLYSALRDAIKENCKGIVGPVMINRITTFVPCNAETDEYTQRIEALKIGTKIYNKLKSIDSGIDYYIGIGKCYPSLRDANKSYEESLIAIDYMDEGGVVHINDIPMERDIQRSYKQDIEQNLVKKIILGETEECVAAFEHIFCRLIEQDRGNIDKLKLNLLELVAAIWRISKDYNLNSDNAVFADCLSEYMSINNINLIRTWMIDNIRRTSDEMARAKKNNFSCIVKRAIEYLTQNYNKAITLEYMSRELNISPTYFSKIFKEETGYTFIDYLTKLRIEQAKKLIANSNYGNKEICDFVGYSDPNYFSRVFKKIVGVTPTEYRSYSMNNK from the coding sequence ATGTATAAGCTGCTAATTGTAGATGATGAACAGATTGTAATAGACTCGGTTAAATTTATTGTTGAACGACAAGGCAATTTGCATTTTGAAATGGAGACTGCTCATACCGGAAGGGAAGCAATTGAAAAAGCTGAAACATTTCGGCCTGATATTGTTGTGATTGACATAAAAATGCCTGGTATCAGCGGATTAGAGGCAATTTCAGAAATAAAAAAATTTCATTCCGGGGCCTTATTCATAATCATTACCGCATTTGCAAATTTTGATTTTGCCAAAGAAGCATTGCAAATGGGCGTTATAGAGTATATTAATAAGCCGATAAGCCGAAGCAAGCTTGTTGCTGCACTTGAAAATGCTGTAAAAATCAAAGATGAAGAGCGTAAAAAATTAAAAGTTCAACTTGATTTTAAAGAGAAAATGGCTTTTATCCTGCCGGCCCTTGAAAATAGCTTTATATATTCCATTGTGCTTTCCGATGACCATACTACTGAGCTTAAATCGCTGAAAAAAATACTTGATATTAATTTTGACTGCGGATATATAATGACTATCGAATATGGACAAGGTAAAAACAAAAACGGCCTTGTAAATAAAATCGGGGTAAGCATTAAAAGTCAGAAATTATATTCTGCATTAAGAGACGCTATCAAAGAAAACTGTAAAGGTATCGTCGGCCCGGTAATGATAAACCGCATTACCACATTTGTTCCATGTAATGCTGAAACGGATGAATACACACAGAGAATAGAAGCATTAAAAATAGGGACAAAAATCTATAATAAACTTAAAAGCATAGATTCAGGTATTGATTATTATATCGGCATCGGCAAATGTTATCCCTCGTTAAGGGATGCTAACAAATCCTATGAAGAATCGTTAATAGCCATTGATTATATGGACGAAGGCGGAGTAGTCCATATTAACGACATACCAATGGAACGGGATATCCAAAGGTCATATAAACAAGATATAGAGCAAAACTTGGTTAAAAAAATAATTTTGGGAGAAACAGAAGAGTGTGTCGCTGCTTTTGAACATATTTTCTGCCGGCTAATTGAACAGGATAGGGGTAATATTGACAAATTAAAATTAAATCTGCTGGAACTGGTGGCTGCCATTTGGCGTATTTCAAAAGATTATAATCTCAACAGTGACAACGCTGTATTCGCAGATTGCCTGTCAGAATATATGTCGATAAACAATATAAACCTTATACGGACGTGGATGATAGACAATATCAGGCGGACAAGCGATGAAATGGCAAGGGCTAAGAAAAACAATTTTTCATGTATTGTAAAAAGAGCGATTGAATATTTAACCCAAAATTATAATAAAGCTATAACATTGGAATATATGTCCAGAGAGCTTAATATTAGCCCAACGTATTTCAGCAAAATTTTTAAAGAGGAAACAGGATACACCTTTATTGATTATTTAACCAAGCTTCGCATAGAACAGGCGAAAAAGCTAATCGCTAATAGTAATTATGGGAACAAAGAAATCTGCGATTTTGTGGGTTATTCCGATCCTAATTACTTCAGCAGAGTTTTTAAAAAAATTGTCGGGGTAACGCCAACGGAGTACAGATCCTATTCAATGAACAATAAATAA
- a CDS encoding Histidine kinase family protein (High confidence in function and specificity): MLHFKKNYKNVIRKKLILYFVVSSVIVNLVGFYTYYNTRILTYKLNTIFTNDVNLTNLCDTIDSVEASLKAYLTTSHSTDLQDYLVSSNNLRQMVTNLKTTLSNNESDLLYVDIKNMLFTYLQHTDFAVQEKRGRNIDGYTDEFNEATQVYNYINEYIDKLKVVEFRENNANYLRLSNELQRLQFFNMIILIVGLCVNFVLVLLFAYRITEPIIRLSKAASEIAKGNYNIPKIAVKTNDEIKTLAVSFNRMAESIKKQLIEIRKKAEIENRLKQQEMQNIKMKSMLDEAELRSLQAQIDPHFMFNTLNAAMQLAMFEDAERTQLFLENFSNLLRYNLGTISIPSTILDEISNIESYIYLLKERYGRKFEFNEYIEDGIPNLQIPRMTLQPIVENSFIHGINEMESGGVISVSVKRCGDYVHVVISDNGRGMSKETIDKILSDNHSSLTKVDSTGHKSQSIGLRNVISRLMLFYHIEKESDVIEIESISGTKTTLKLPIKREET; the protein is encoded by the coding sequence ATGCTGCACTTTAAAAAAAATTATAAAAATGTTATAAGGAAAAAACTTATTCTTTATTTTGTAGTATCTTCCGTTATTGTTAATTTAGTTGGTTTTTATACATACTACAATACCCGCATATTAACATATAAACTAAACACAATTTTTACAAATGATGTAAACCTTACAAACCTCTGCGATACGATTGATTCAGTAGAAGCAAGTTTGAAAGCATATCTGACTACAAGCCATTCGACTGATTTGCAGGATTATCTTGTGTCGAGCAATAATTTAAGGCAAATGGTGACAAATCTAAAAACAACACTTTCAAATAACGAAAGCGATTTACTTTATGTCGATATTAAAAATATGCTGTTCACGTATCTCCAGCATACAGATTTTGCTGTGCAGGAGAAGCGCGGCAGGAATATTGACGGATATACGGATGAATTTAATGAAGCGACGCAGGTCTATAACTACATTAACGAATACATAGACAAGCTTAAGGTTGTAGAGTTTAGAGAAAATAATGCCAACTATCTGCGGCTTTCAAATGAGCTTCAAAGGCTTCAATTTTTTAATATGATAATTTTGATAGTTGGATTATGTGTTAACTTTGTTTTGGTGCTCTTGTTTGCTTACAGAATTACGGAACCTATCATCCGGCTTTCAAAAGCAGCAAGTGAAATAGCTAAAGGAAACTATAATATCCCGAAAATAGCGGTTAAAACAAACGATGAGATTAAAACACTGGCGGTCTCCTTTAACCGCATGGCCGAAAGCATAAAAAAGCAGCTCATTGAGATTCGTAAAAAAGCTGAAATTGAAAATCGCCTAAAACAACAGGAAATGCAAAATATCAAAATGAAATCCATGCTTGATGAAGCCGAGCTCCGCTCCCTGCAGGCCCAGATTGACCCGCATTTTATGTTTAATACGCTCAATGCAGCCATGCAGCTTGCGATGTTCGAGGACGCCGAACGCACGCAGCTTTTTTTAGAGAATTTCTCAAACCTTCTCCGGTATAATCTCGGCACTATCAGCATCCCCTCAACCATATTGGATGAAATAAGCAACATTGAAAGCTATATTTATTTACTGAAAGAAAGATATGGAAGAAAATTTGAGTTTAATGAATATATTGAAGATGGGATACCTAATTTGCAAATTCCGCGAATGACACTCCAGCCTATTGTTGAGAACTCTTTTATTCACGGCATTAATGAAATGGAGAGCGGGGGAGTTATCAGTGTTTCCGTTAAAAGATGTGGGGATTATGTGCATGTTGTAATATCTGACAACGGACGCGGTATGAGTAAAGAAACCATTGATAAAATATTGTCTGACAACCATAGCAGCTTGACAAAGGTAGATAGCACCGGTCATAAATCCCAAAGTATCGGTCTTAGAAATGTAATCAGCAGGTTAATGCTTTTTTATCACATTGAAAAGGAATCTGATGTAATAGAAATCGAGAGTATCTCAGGCACAAAAACGACGTTGAAGTTGCCGATTAAACGGGAGGAAACATAA
- a CDS encoding hypothetical protein (Family membership) → MDDTPKNAQIFRYHFVVIAQNINETFWQSVKSGAQNAGQKYAAAVEFIGPEVQDDDEELKYLNIAIACNVDGIAVYVTDKSKLSPVINKAVERGINVVTIESDDKNSRRKAYIGPNNYEIGAAQASLVREAVNGESNVALIFGGNYAENQDSSEELLQSFKKSIESDKNIRLKSVKNSGSSYFGAEKIIRNILYDEPDINTVVCTSSDDTLEIARVLLDLNKTSDITVIGYGYSSQVRDYIKNGVIFGSVYENPEKTGSKSIECLVNLLNMKDVSSNINTGVYKVTRNNLVSNSDGL, encoded by the coding sequence ATGGATGACACACCAAAAAATGCACAAATATTTCGTTACCATTTTGTCGTAATAGCGCAGAATATCAACGAGACATTTTGGCAGTCGGTAAAGAGCGGGGCGCAAAATGCAGGGCAAAAGTATGCGGCTGCGGTAGAGTTCATCGGACCAGAAGTACAGGATGATGATGAAGAGCTAAAGTATTTAAATATAGCTATAGCGTGTAATGTAGACGGAATTGCCGTTTATGTAACAGATAAATCAAAATTAAGTCCGGTTATAAATAAAGCGGTTGAAAGAGGAATTAATGTAGTTACGATTGAATCTGATGATAAAAATAGCCGGCGTAAAGCATATATAGGGCCAAACAACTACGAAATTGGTGCAGCTCAGGCGTCACTGGTAAGAGAAGCGGTAAATGGGGAAAGCAATGTTGCACTGATATTCGGGGGCAACTATGCGGAAAATCAGGATTCAAGCGAAGAACTGCTGCAAAGCTTTAAAAAAAGCATAGAGTCAGATAAAAATATAAGGTTGAAATCAGTAAAGAATTCCGGAAGCAGCTATTTCGGCGCGGAAAAGATAATACGAAATATTTTATACGACGAGCCTGATATAAATACTGTGGTATGTACAAGCTCCGACGATACGCTGGAAATTGCACGTGTACTTCTTGATTTAAATAAAACCAGTGATATAACTGTTATCGGTTACGGGTATTCTAGCCAAGTGAGAGATTACATAAAAAATGGCGTGATTTTCGGTTCTGTATATGAGAATCCTGAGAAAACCGGAAGCAAGAGTATCGAATGTCTTGTTAACCTTTTAAATATGAAAGATGTTTCATCAAATATAAATACTGGCGTTTACAAGGTTACAAGAAATAATTTAGTTAGTAATTCGGACGGTTTGTAA